A region of Dioscorea cayenensis subsp. rotundata cultivar TDr96_F1 chromosome 5, TDr96_F1_v2_PseudoChromosome.rev07_lg8_w22 25.fasta, whole genome shotgun sequence DNA encodes the following proteins:
- the LOC120261105 gene encoding probable UDP-N-acetylglucosamine--peptide N-acetylglucosaminyltransferase SPINDLY has protein sequence MARMEPNGFERDGVVLGNLNGPGTSSSASVGSDQASPPRQRFQGKDTLSYANILRSRNKFADALVLYDNALEKDSGNVDALIGKGICLQMQNMPRQAFDCFSDAARLDPLNACALTHIGVLYKEEGRLSEAAQSYEKALKADPSFKPAAECLAIVLTDLGTSLKLSGKTEEGIQKYCEAIKVDSHYAPAYYNLGVVYSEMMQYDMALGCYEKAALQRPMYAEAYCNMGVIYKNRGDLESAIACYERCLTVSPNFEIAKNNMAIALTDLGTKVKLEGDIDQGVAYYKKALYYNWHYADAMYNLGVAYGEMLKFDMAVVFYELALHFNPHCAEACNNLGVIYKDRDNLDKAVECYQMALSIKPNFSQSLNNLGVVYTVQGKMDAAASMIEKAIIANPTYAEAYNNLGVLYRDAGNISLAIEAYERCLQIDPDSRNAGQNRLLAMNYINEGADDKLFEAHREWGRRFMKLFPQYTSWDNTKVKERPLIIGYVSPDYFTHSVSYFIEAPLLYHDYTRYKVVVYSAVVKADAKTHKFRDRVLKKGGLWRDIYGIDEKKVACMIRDDKVDILVELTGHTANNRLGMMACRPAPVQATWIGYPNTTGLPTIDYRITDSLADPPNTKQKHVEELVRLPECFLCYTPSPEAGPVLPTPALANGFITFGSFNNLAKITPKVLQVWAKILCAVPNSRLVVKCKPFCCDSVRQRFLSTLEQLGLEPLRVDLLPLILLNHDHMQAYSLMDISLDTFPYAGTTTTCESLYMGVPCVTMAGVVHAHNVGVSLLTKVGLDRLVAHTEDEYVRLAIQLASDIRALSELRMTLRELMSRSPVCNGAKFVNGLEYTYRKLWHRYCEGDVPSLRRMELLQPQRAPEDLSAPSSEPVVTVNSEENHHIHVKTNGVGSAALSSPSSSSSGGSNLRETSVVEEHR, from the exons ATGGCGCGGATGGAGCCGAATGGGTTTGAGAGGGATGGTGTGGTTTTGGGAAACTTGAATGGACCCGGGACATCTTCGAGTGCAAGTGTGGGTTCAGACCAGGCTTCTCCTCCTCGGCAAAGGTTTCAAGGGAAGGATACTCTTTCATATGCCAACATATTGCGGTCTAGGAACAAGTTTGCAGATGCTCTTGTACTTTATGACAATGCCCTTGAGAAGGACAGCGGAAACGTAGATGCTCTCATTGGAAAGGGGATTTGCTTGCAAATGCAGAACATGCCAAGGCAGGCATTTGATTGCTTTTCAGACGCCGCCAGGTTGGACCCATTGAATGCATGCGCCCTTACTCATATTGGAGTCCTTTATAAAGAGGAAGGCCGTCTTTCGGAGGCTGCTCAG TCATATGAGAAGGCTTTGAAGGCTGACCCTTCATTCAAGCCTGCGGCTGAATGCCTTGCAATTGTCTTGACTGATCTGGGCACCAGCTTAAAGCTTTCAGGGAAAACTGAGGAGGGAATCCAAAAGTACTGTGAAGCTATAAAAGTTGACAGCCACTATGCT CCTGCATATTACAACCTTGGAGTGGTTTACTCAGAGATGATGCAATATGATATGGCTCTTGGTTGCTATGAAAAGGCTGCCTTACAAAGGCCAATGTATGCAGAAGCTTACTGCAATATGGGTGTGATATATAAAAATCGCGGAGACTTGGAATCGGCTATTGCTTGCTATGAGAG GTGTCTGACGGTTTCTCCAAATTTTGAGATTGCTAAAAATAATATGGCAATTGCTTTGACAGACTTGGGGACAAAG GTTAAACTAGAGGGTGACATTGACCAAGGTGTGGCTTACTACAAGAAAGCTTTGTATTATAATTGGCACTATGCTGATGCAATGTACAATCTTGGTGTTGCATATGGGGAAATGCTGAAGTTTGACATg GCAGTTGTATTTTATGAACTCGCACTACACTTCAATCCTCACTGTGCGGAAGCCTGCAATAATTTGGGAGTAATATACAAAGACAGGGACAACCTTGACAAAGCTGTGGAGTGCTATCAA ATGGCTTTATCTATTAAGCCAAATTTTTCTCAATCTTTAAACAACCTCGGTGTTGTCTATACTGTTCAG GGAAAAATGGATGCTGCGGCAAGTATGATTGAGAAAGCCATTATTGCAAATCCTACATATGCTGAAGCATATAATAATTTAG GAGTTCTATACAGAGATGCAGGCAATATTTCTCTTGCAATAGAGGCATATGAGAGGTGCCTTCAGATTGATCCTGATTCACGTAATGCAGGGCAG AATCGATTGCTGGCTAtgaattatataaatgaagGAGCAGATGATAAACTTTTTGAAGCTCACAG AGAATGGGGGAGGCGTTTTATGAAGCTATTCCCACAGTATACTAGTTGGGATAACACAAAAGTTAAGGAACGGCCACTGATAATTGGATATGTGTCTCCTGATTATTTCACTCATTCTGTATCATATTTCATAGAAGCACCCCTTCTGTACCATGATTATACAAGATACAAGGTGGTTGTGTATTCTGCTGTTGTCAAG GCGGATGCTAAGACTCATAAATTCAGGGACAGAGTCCTGAAAAAAGGTGGCCTTTGGAGAGATATATATGGGATAGATGAGAAGAAAGTTGCATGCATGATCAGAGATGATAAAGTTGACATTCTTGTGGAACTCACTGGCCACACAGCTAATAATAGGTTAGGGATGATGGCTTGCAGACCAGCTCCAGTTCAG GCAACCTGGATTGGTTACCCAAATACAACTGGTTTACCTACAATTGATTATAGAATCACAGATTCGCTGGCAGATCCACCTAATACAAAGCAGAA GCATGTTGAAGAATTGGTACGCCTTCCTGAATGCTTTCTATGTTATACCCCTTCTCCAGAAGCAGGGCCTGTTTTACCAACCCCAGCTCTTGCCAATGGTTTTATTACTTTTGGCAGTTTTAACAATCTGGCCAAG ATAACACCCAAAGTATTGCAAGTTTGGGCAAAGATATTATGTGCAGTCCCTAACTCTCGATTGGTAGTTAAATGTAAGCCCTTTTGTTGCGATAGTGTCAGACAGAGGTTTCTTTCAACATTAGAGCAGCTAGGGCTGGAACCATTGCGTGTTGATCTTCTGCCTTTAATTCTTCTCAATCACGACCACATGCAAGCATATTCCCTGATGGATATCAG cTTGGACACTTTCCCATATGCGGGCACAACTACTACATGTGAATCTTTGTATATGGGAGTTCCATGTGTCACCATGGCTGGTGTGGTACATGCACATAATGTTGGTGTCAGCCTTCTCACTAAAGTTG GATTGGATCGTTTGGTTGCTCACACAGAGGATGAGTACGTCCGATTGGCGATCCAATTAGCCTCTGATATCCGAGCTCTTTCCGAGTTAAGAATGACTCTCCGGGAACTAATGTCGAGATCTCCTGTCTGTAATGGGGCAAAATTTGTTAATGGACTAGAGTACACCTACCGAAAATTATGGCACAGGTATTGTGAAGGCGATGTGCCATCACTAAGGCGCATGGAGCTACTTCAACCTCAACGAGCCCCCGAGGATCTTTCTGCGCCATCCTCTGAACCTGTCGTAACtgtaaactcagaagaaaatcATCACATACATGTCAAGACGAATGGTGTAGGTTCGGCAGCATTATCCTCCCCGAGCTCCAGCTCTTCTGGCGGCTCAAATCTGAGAGAAACTTCAGTTGTAGAAGAGCATAGATAG
- the LOC120261559 gene encoding NAC domain-containing protein 90-like, protein MERSVGFRFSPTEEELVSFYLKNMLDNKRQDIQSVIPILDVYSFDPWQLPKMAGEPCNKDGEQWFFFSPMQESEAHGGRRTRMTQAGFWKATGSPSFVYSTDRAIAVKKTMVFYTGRTPFGKTKWKMNEYKALEGTTSKLRNEFSLCRVYIKSGCLRAFDRRPVGLGIENQRMGIESSSTSSSSPSSIIAPLAVEGTSSHKSSSSAELVITDDMQMLGDIDLNWF, encoded by the exons atggagagaTCAGTAGGCTTTCGTTTCTCTCCAACAGAAGAAGAGCTTGTGAGCTTCTATCTTAAAAACATGTTGGACAACAAAAGACAAGACATTCAAAGTGTCATTCCCATCCTTGATGTTTATAGTTTTGATCCTTGGCAGCTCCCTA AGATGGCAGGAGAACCATGCAATAAAGATGGTGAGCAATGGTTTTTCTTCTCCCCAATGCAAGAGAGTGAAGCTCATGGTGGAAGAAGAACTCGAATGACGCAAGCGGGCTTTTGGAAGGCTACCGGCTCTCCTAGTTTTGTTTATTCAACTGATCGGGCTATCGCCGTGAAGAAGACAATGGTTTTCTACACTGGAAGAACTCCTTTTGGCAAAACTAAATGGAAAATGAATGAATACAAAGCTCTCGAGGGAACTACTTCGAAG TTGAGAAATGAATTTAGCCTTTGTCGAGTTTACATTAAATCGGGATGTTTGCGAGCTTTTGATCGTCGCCCTGTCGGACTAGGCATTGAGAATCAGAGAATGGGAATAGAATCATCATCAACTTCTtcgtcttctccttcttcaattATTGCACCATTGGCAGTTGAAGGAACAAGCTCTCACAAGAGTTCTTCATCTGCTGAACTTGTTATTACTGATGACATGCAAATGCTTGGTGATATTGATTTGAACTGGTTTTGA
- the LOC120261204 gene encoding uncharacterized protein LOC120261204 — MALPFLVTKPLHFLLLIFLIAHANLSTCTTVTTTATAAAALLLKGSVSCLDCTSLQDFSGVKVAVSCSHTSQVVSTLTNKKGEFEVKLPSSSSSSSSSSAKCIATLLGGKVQLCAYRKDMVSKLVKPQGSTSNSFVLTTPLNFFTTSCPSRTVHAPTMYEKLDDHDRSSSSSPSTPENIPQPYPWGLPPPCYFCHFLPIIGIP, encoded by the exons ATGGCTCTTCCTTTTCTAGTAACAAAACCTCTTCACTTTCTTCTCCTCATCTTCCTCATTGCCCATGCAAACCTTTCAACATGCACCACCGTCACCACCACCGCCACCGCCGCTGCTGCTCTACTCTTGAAAGGCTCAGTTTCTTGTCTTGATTGCACTTCTCTCCAAGACTTCTCAG GTGTGAAGGTGGCAGTGAGTTGCAGCCATACTAGCCAAGTAGTATCAACTCTAACCAACAAGAAGGGTGAATTTGAAGTTAAACtcccttcatcttcatcttcatcttcatcttcatcagctAAATGTATTGCTACTCTCCTTGGAGGCAAAGTTCAGCTCTGTGCCTACAGAAAAGACATGGTTTCTAAACTTGTGAAACCTCAAGGATCAACATCAAATTCTTTTGTCTTAACCACTCCTCTCAACTTCTTCACTACTTCATGCCCATCAAGAACAGTTCATGCGCCTACCATGTATGAGAAACTTGATGATCATGatagatcatcatcatcatcaccttcAACACCTGAGAACATCCCTCAGCCTTATCCATGGGGACTTCCTCCACCTTGTTACTTCTGCCATTTCTTGCCCATCATTGGAATTCCATAA
- the LOC120261563 gene encoding LOW QUALITY PROTEIN: uncharacterized protein LOC120261563 (The sequence of the model RefSeq protein was modified relative to this genomic sequence to represent the inferred CDS: inserted 1 base in 1 codon), whose product MKYFSDKNLHQLSRRSPDPNKQEPIAIKLDPVTANRQSLDQVIQRFPETASGSLTSVSRSTTSSNLKSKEPISIKWKWAQIEARPHPESPWAPPVTVSVPAATSLPTIPYINPFTIAAPRSSTHGRDRRSYRRRSPPVGVNPLIPCFCFSMERYRPHRSPQPDRFLSIFSRSDPVAPAINGGLGVELLEDEVLWTVSDSPEMIRSPRTPSPSMPSALDPRASPFSRIPGRNSGILVALAEEENKQLSAAVGPFLQRKASISASSASTSPSSMSSVRMIPTIPKLKPDYNDGNMLHQSVPVNIPMIPSMAKHRPEANGRGADAGDVVDGDDDEMLPPHEIIARRSGVESPMTTFSVLEGVGRTLKGXRPAPREERCVAQDRNFG is encoded by the exons ATGAAGTACTTTTCT GATAAGAACCTTCACCAGCTATCACGACGGTCACCGGATCCGAACAAACAAGAACCAATCGCCATCAAACTGGATCCAGTCACCGCAAACCGTCAATCGTTGGATCAAGTGATCCAACGGTTCCCAGAAACAGCGTCAGGGAGCCTCACATCTGTCTCAAGATCCACAACGAGTTCGAATCTCAAATCAAAGGAACCAATCAGTATAAAGTGGAAATGGGCCCAAATAGAAGCTAGACCTCATCCTGAAAGCCCATGGGCCCCACCAGTCACCGTCTCCGTTCCTGCTGCCACGTCACTCCCCACCATCCCCTATATAAATCCCTTCACTATCGCGGCACCGAGGTCCTCCACTCATGGCCGCGATCGCCGGAGCTACCGACGACGATCCCCGCCGGTTGGTGTCAATCCTCTGATACCTTGCTTCTGCTTCAGCATGGAGCGCTATCGTCCCCACCGATCCCCCCAGCCGGATCGCTTTCTCAGCATCTTCTCACGCTCGGACCCTGTTGCGCCGGCCATCAATGGCGGACTTGGAGTCGAGCTCCTCGAGGATGAAGTCCTATGGACTGTCTCCGATTCCCCCGAGATGATCCGTTCTCCTAGAACCCCATCTCCCTCCATGCCGTCTGCCCTGGACCCTAGAGCGTCCCCCTTCAGCCGAATACCGGGAAGGAACTCCGGGATCTTGGTTGCTCTTGCTGAGGAGGAGAATAAGCAGCTCTCTGCCGCTGTCGGTCCTTTTCTTCAACGCAAAGCTTCGATCTCTGCTTCTTCAGCGTCCACCTCACCATCGTCCATGTCTTCAGTTAGAATGATCCCGACAATCCCCAAGCTTAAACCAGATTACAACGATGGTAATATGCTCCACCAGTCGGTACCGGTGAACATCCCGATGATTCCGAGTATGGCGAAGCACAGGCCGGAGGCGAACGGCAGGGGAGCAGATGCTGGTGATGTAGTGGATGGAGATGACGATGAGATGCTTCCGCCACACGAGATCATTGCGAGGAGGTCTGGCGTGGAGTCCCCGATGACGACATTCTCGGTGCTGGAGGGTGTAGGGAGGACACTCAAGG AGCGACCTGCGCCGCGTGAGGAACGCTGTGTGGCGCAAGACAG AAACTTTGGATGA
- the LOC120260504 gene encoding protein ORANGE, chloroplastic-like codes for MASSCKVAAFSLLSLRKPSSPPKSMLIFPGGDRTWRSRSVWRGKLVVSSLFPPIRCSSTDDPNTSGESGSSFCIIEGPETLRDFVQMEQQEIQDNIKSRRNKIFLLMEEVRRLRVQQRIKSAEYIDENNDENEMPDIPSTLPFLPHMTPKTLKQLYLTAFSFISGVIVFGGLVAPVLELKLGLGGTSYEDFIRSMHLPLQLSQVDPIVASFSGGAVGVISALMLLEANNVEQQEKKRCKYCHGTGYLACARCSSSGVLVSAKPLSIAGGCEHPLQPPQTQRCPNCAGAGKVMCPTCLCTGMVMASEHDPRINPFD; via the exons ATGGCCTCTTCGTGCAAAGTTGCCGccttttctcttctctctctccgGAAACCATCGTCTCCTCCGAAATCTATGCTTATCTTCCCCGGCGGCGATAGGACATGGAGGTCGCGGTCTGTCTGGCGAGGTAAACTGGTGGTTTCCTCTCTATTTCCGCCGATTCGTTGCTCATCCACGGACGATCCCAATACCTCCGGGGAGAGTGGATCAAG TTTTTGCATCATCGAAGGCCCGGAGACACTCCGGGATTTTGTGCAGATGGAACAGCAAGAGATTCAAGACAACATAAAAAGTCGGAGAAACAAAATCTTTCTCCTCATGGAAGAG GTCAGGAGATTGCGTGTACAACAGCGCATAAAGAGTGCAGAGTATATTGATGAGAACAATGATGAAAATGAGATGCCTGATATTCCGTCAACTCTTCCATTTCTTCCCCACATG ACACCGAAAACTTTGAAGCAACTATACTTGACTGCTTTCTCATTCATATCTGGGGTAATTGTCTTTGGAGGTCTTGTTGCACCAGTG tTGGAGCTTAAGCTTGGACTCGGGGGTACCTCTTATGAAGATTTTATTCGCAGCATGCATTTGCCACTGCAATTAAG TCAAGTAGATCCTATTGTGGCATCATTTTCTGGTGGAGCAGTGGGTGTAATTTCAGCATTGATGTTGCTTGAAGCCAACAATGTCGAGCagcaagagaagaagagatgcaAGTACTGCCATGGCACTG GATACTTGGCTTGTGCTCGATGCTCGTCGAGCGGTGTGCTTGTAAGTGCTAAACCATTGTCAATTGCTGGTGGCTGTGAACATCCTTTACAACCTCCTCAAACTCAAAGGTGTCCAAATTGTGCCGGGGCGGGGAAG GTTATGTGCCCCACATGCCTTTGCACCGGTATGGTAATGGCAAGTGAACATGATCCTCGCATTAATCCGTTCGATTAA